From Pyrenophora tritici-repentis strain M4 chromosome 1, whole genome shotgun sequence, the proteins below share one genomic window:
- a CDS encoding putative sad1 unc domain protein: MITTGAPLRNWTILLLLCSLPTAVLAEVANGTATDESSATAASGATTQHTSTPTPLTSSIRRYTDSETTSPYRTINYITHTLRQQCAKATWSAPHEAASTNGTIVERGIVRLQTPIPIREGPEGTIKEEEQPASPGTVSEPGATSSGTPSEEPELELETDSPFDNANFLSFEEWKKKNLAEVGQSPENVGQGRAAAANQPARRRPVNVNALDSLGDEGEISIDFSGFGSPEDGSVANSIQQGRHSAGATKAPEGEGKVAPSAWSLSKDAGKTCKERFNYASFDCAATVLKTNKQAKSSSSILVENKDSYMLNTCSSDNKFLIVELCDDILVDTVVLANYEFFSSMFRHFRVSVSDRYPVKMEKWRTLGTFEARNSRDIQPFLITEPQIWARYLRIEFLTQYGNEYYCPLSLLRVHGTTMMEQFRREEEGARGIDDDDDLEAEGVDVKKPAEDSGPLPPEEIPIEAIKGSSFDSGGSAVAQPVGHQATSQDTAVKSAPTIEPSSSSTSTAAMEASAGKVTDTPQTRSISDSPSESLPSPATGSSVGRDTNITAARETQSSDRHGPMSGGVDKPQVHSPMSEASSTQSPSVSRDDGSPVSLTNTAVSSSSNSAAKASTNNTVVSQQTQSPGRGSATQPNAPTPSTQESFFKSIHKRLQYLEANSTLSLQYIEEQSRALRDAFVKVEKRQLAKTEKFLDHLNSTVMLELKSFRTMYDQLWQSTVIELESMKERQKSEMGEIGTRLSLMADELVWQKRMAVVQSTLLLLCLGLVLFVRSGTLGSNADVPIVQQLGSKYTSFFESSPPRSPPESGMARRRRTFKSMWRSESEQDGQQAPSDTETEGLRSPGQTTYDPLTPDTPSNRHGRDFSPEINSVKAAPHPTQENMPPTPSFEDQAVRIQVLETQSGPATPNGTRDSRPSWEEVDRAMDLLKAEEQSQSPPRPKARDRGKKQKRSPLRRAQSNHESATDEEPPPP, translated from the coding sequence ATGATCACAACTGGCGCTCCGCTCCGTAACTGGACAATCCTTCTGCTGCTTTGCAGCTTACCGACCGCTGTCCTCGCCGAGGTAGCGAATGGGACCGCGACAGACGAGTCGAGCGCTACTGCAGCCTCGGGTGCCACAACACAGCATACGTCCACTCCCACGCCCTTGACATCGTCCATTCGAAGATATACCGATAGCGAGACCACATCACCGTACCGCACGATAAACTACATTACCCATACCCTGCGGCAGCAATGCGCAAAAGCGACTTGGTCGGCGCCACACGAGGCAGCCAGCACCAACGGTACGATCGTTGAGAGGGGCATAGTCAGATTACAGACCCCTATACCTATACGTGAAGGACCCGAGGGCACGATAAAGGAAGAAGAACAGCCTGCCTCCCCTGGCACTGTTTCGGAGCCGGGGGCAACAAGCAGCGGCACACCAAGCGAGGAGCCCGAGCTCGAGCTGGAGACGGACTCACCATTTGACAACGCAAACTTCCTCTCGTTTGAGGAatggaagaagaagaaccTAGCTGAGGTTGGCCAATCGCCTGAAAATGTCGGACAGGGGCgtgcagcagcagcaaacCAACCTGCTCGACGAAGGCCGGTCAATGTTAACGCATTAGACTCGCTGGGCGACGAGGGCGAGATTTCCATTGATTTCAGCGGCTTCGGTAGTCCAGAAGATGGGAGTGTGGCCAACAGCATACAGCAGGGCAGGCACAGCGCGGGCGCGACCAAGGCCCCAGAGGGAGAAGGCAAGGTCGCGCCAAGTGCATGGTCTCTAAGCAAAGACGCGGGTAAGACGTGCAAGGAGCGCTTTAACTACGCGTCTTTTGACTGCGCTGCTACGGTCCTCAAGACCAACAAGCAGGCCAAGAGTTCGTCTTCCATTTTGGTAGAGAACAAGGACAGCTACATGCTAAACACGTGCTCTTCGGACAACAAGTTCCTCATTGTAGAGCTGTGTGATGACATCCTAGTCGACACCGTCGTCCTCGCCAACTACGAGTTCTTCTCCTCCATGTTCCGTCATTTTAGAGTCAGTGTATCGGATCGCTACCCTGTAAAGATGGAGAAGTGGAGAACACTGGGCACGTTTGAAGCCCGAAATTCCCGCGACATTCAGCCTTTTCTCATCACCGAACCTCAAATCTGGGCACGCTACCTGCGTATTGAATTCCTGACACAGTATGGCAACGAATACTACTGTCCGCTCAGCTTGTTACGCGTCCATGGCACGACCATGATGGAGCAGTTTAGacgagaagaagagggagCGAGAGGGAtcgacgacgatgacgaccTGGAGGCTGAAGGGGTAGATGTTAAGAAGCCAGCTGAAGATAGCGGACCTTTACCGCCAGAGGAGATCCCCATTGAGGCAATCAAGGGCAGTAGCTTTGACTCAGGTGGGTCAGCAGTAGCTCAACCTGTTGGTCATCAAGCCACTTCTCAGGATACGGCTGTCAAATCGGCTCCTACTATTGAGCCATCGTCTTCGAGCACCAGTACAGCTGCAATGGAAGCGTCGGCTGGGAAAGTGACTGATACACCCCAAACTCGTTCCATCTCAGATTCACCATCGGAATCATTACCATCTCCTGCCACGGGCAGTTCTGTAGGCAGAGATACAAACATCACTGCTGCAAGAGAAACACAGTCTTCGGACAGGCATGGGCCAATGAGCGGGGGCGTGGATAAACCACAGGTTCACAGCCCCATGTCTGAGGCTTCATCCACGCAGTCACCTTCTGTCTCTCGAGATGACGGATCTCCAGTCTCCTTGACGAACACCGCTGTATCATCCTCGTCAAATTCGGCAGCTAAAGCTTCAACCAACAATACGGTTGTTAGCCAGCAGACCCAGTCACCAGGACGAGGCTCAGCTACACAGCCAAATGCCCCAACTCCCTCAACACAGGAGTCCTTCTTCAAGTCGATCCACAAGCGTCTCCAGTATCTCGAAGCTAACAGCACCCTCTCACTACAATATATTGAGGAGCAATCTCGTGCTCTTCGAGATGCGTTCGTCAAGGTGGAGAAAAGACAGCTTGCCAAGACTGAAAAGTTCCTTGACCATCTGAACAGCACAGTCATGCTGGAACTCAAAAGCTTCCGTACCATGTACGACCAACTATGGCAGAGTACAGTTATTGAACTAGAGAGCATGAAGGAGCGGCAAAAGTCCGAAATGGGCGAGATTGGCACGAGGCTGAGCCTCATGGCCGATGAACTTGTGTGGCAAAAGAGAATGGCTGTAGTACAATCTACACTCTTATTGTTGTGTCTGGGTCTGGTCCTCTTTGTTAGGTCAGGCACACTCGGCTCCAACGCAGACGTTCCCATTGTACAGCAGCTAGGAAGCAAGTACACGAGCTTCTTTGAGTCATCACCACCACGTAGTCCGCCAGAGTCCGGCATGGCACGAAGACGACGAACATTCAAGAGCATGTGGAGAAGCGAGAGTGAGCAGGATGGACAGCAAGCTCCTTCTGACACGGAAACGGAAGGACTGAGAAGCCCAGGGCAGACCACCTACGATCCTCTCACCCCAGACACTCCAAGCAACAGACACGGCCGTGACTTCTCCCCTGAAATAAATAGTGTGAAGGCAGCGCCGCATCCCACACAAGAGAACATGCCTCCCACGCCGAGCTTCGAGGATCAAGCTGTGCGTATTCAGGTTCTCGAAACACAGTCCGGACCCGCTACGCCAAATGGTACCCGCGATAGTAGGCCTTCGTGGGAAGAAGTCGATCGCGCTATGGATCTCCTAAAAGCAGAGGAACAGAGTCAGTCTCCACCTCGTCCTAAAGCGAGGGATCGTGGCAAGAAGCAGAAGAGAAGTCCGTTGAGGAGGGCGCAGAGTAACCACGAGAGTGCGACTGATGAAGagccgccgccgccatgA
- a CDS encoding low-temperature viability protein ltv1, translating to MARGKFIDKKTATNFRLVHRAQNDPRIHDDDAPQMVFAETVAPNQREQSEAAGSSRASQYSAATGRSKIKSRRDLESEYASKFRRNEGEAANYGIYYDDTEYDYMQHMRDLGSGGGEAYFVEAKPEKKGKQKMDLADMLRDVSLNDSRSQADLSVSSNISSVSDMFGEDMAPSEFVRKTTYQDQQNIPDALAGFQPDMDPRLREVLEALEDEAYVDDEEDIFNELAQDGYEVDQREWNGAGYDEDDRDPMDRFLDEEDPGWETDDTIKASSPKLKGKKTSDESADPSALPAHDEAPAPADASDMAYLKEFKKFKEDVKASKPNTPAQPTDSQSFITGASALTAGGRRKKRKGAKTSTSNYSMSSSALHRTEGLTLLDQRFDKIEEEYADDGSFDFPDDASMISGMSKISGLSKMSGVSQWSSSEAPPLRSDFDSIMDDFLGSHHTQGKRRVKKGKQQSGLEQLEEVRKGLGAPKIAPKDHFSVLRA from the exons ATGGCACGCGGCAAGTTCAT CGACAAGAAGACGGCGACCAACTTCCGTCTGGTCCACCGCGCCCAAAATGACCCGCGAATTCACGATGACGACGCCCCGCAGATGGTCTTTGCAGAGACTGTCGCGCCAAATCAGCGCGAACAATCAGAGGCTGCAGGAAGTTCACGTGCAAGCCAGTACTCGGCAGCAACAGGACGAAGCAAGATCAAGTCAAGGCGCGATCTAGAAAGCGAATATGCGTCGAAATTCCGGAGGAACGAGGGAGAAGCCGCCAACTATGGCATCTACTATGACGATACAGAGTATGATTACATGCAGCATATGCGAGACTTGGGCTCTGGCGGTGGAGAGGCATACTTCGTGGAAGCCAAGCCCGAGAAGAAGGGAAAGCAGAAGATGGACCTCGCAGACATGTTGCGAGATGTATCTTTGAACGACAGCAGGAGCCAGGCCGACTTGAGTGTTAGCAGCAACATTAGCAGTGTGAGCGACATGTTTGGAGAGGACATGGCGCCTTCAGAGTTTGTGCGCAAGACAACATACCAAGATCAGCAAAACATCCCAGATGCGCTTGCAGGCTTCCAGCCAGACATGGATCCCAGGTTACGAGAAGTTCTGGAGGCGCTCGAGGATGAGGCATATGTTGATGACGAGGAAGACATCTTCAACGAGCTAGCCCAAGACGGTTATGAAGTCGACCAACGCGAGTGGAATGGTGCCGGCTACGATGAGGACGACCGGGACCCCATGGACCGTTTCCTCGACGAAGAAGACCCTGGCTGGGAAACCGACGACACCATCAAAGCCTCATCCCCCAAACTCAAAGGGAAGAAGACCTCAGACGAATCCGCAGATCCATCAGCACTCCCCGCACATGACGAAGCGCCGGCACCCGCAGACGCATCTGACATGGCGTACCTGAAAGAATTCAAGAAATTCAAGGAAGACGTCAAAGCCTCCAAACCCAACACTCCAGCCCAACCAACAGACTCGCAATCCTTCATCACAGGCGCCTCAGCTCTGACGGCAGGTGGCCGCCGCAAGAAGCGCAAAGGTGCAAAGACGTCTACTTCGAACTACTCCATGTCCTCTTCTGCCCTCCACCGCACAGAAGGTCTCACACTGCTCGACCAGCGCTTCGACAAGATTGAAGAAGAATACGCCGACGACGGTAGCTTCGACTTCCCCGACGATGCGTCCATGATTTCCGGGATGAGTAAGATATCTGGGCTCAGCAAAATGAGTGGTGTGAGTCAGTGGTCTAGTAGTGAGGCACCACCTCTAAGGTCGGACTTTGATAGCATCATGGACGATTTCTTGGGCAGTCACCATACGCAGGGGAAGAGGCGGGTTAAGAAGGGGAAGCAGCAGAGTGGGCTCGAGCAGTTGGAGGAAGTGCGGAAGGGGTTGGGTGCACCAAAGATTGCGCCCAAGGATCATTTTAGTGTGCTGAGGGCTTGA
- a CDS encoding CaiA, Acyl-CoA dehydrogenase, giving the protein MSVPYDRAYDLLSNSQDGHVSASQRIPAIARPFVSERAAKTLDIVERFVEEECIPADDVYARQLGQTVQERFTSHPSIMEDLKKRAQELGLWNMFLPKAHFKEGAGFSNLEYGLMAEYLGKSRTASEAVNCSAPDTGNMEVIAKYGSEAQKRKWLDPLLEGKIRSAFLMTEPQVASSDATNIEMTIKRDGDHYVLNGQKWWSSGIGDPRCKIFVVLGKTDPNNADKYKQQSVILVPNDTPGVTVHRMLSVMGFDDAPHGHGHVTFENVRVPASNMVLGEGRGFEIIQGRLGPGRIHHAMRSIGSAEKALEWFLARINDERKKPFGQLLNKHGIMLERVARSRIEIDAARLAVLNAAIKIDETNAKGALKEIAEVKVLVPEVNLKVIDWAMQAYGGAGVSQDTPLAQMWSSGRTMRIVDGPDEVHLLQLGRNENKRGLAHKKRIEAQQKKGEELCRKYGIEPRDPLYLNRTSGEASKL; this is encoded by the exons ATGTCTGTACCATACGACCGCGCCTACGACCTCCTCAGCAATAGCCAGGATGGCCATGTTTCGGCCTCACAGCGCATTCCCGCCATCGCACGGCCATTTGTCAGCGAACGAGCGGCAAAAACACTTGATATC GTAGAGAGATTTGTCGAAGAAGAATGCATTCCCGCCGACGACGTATACGCACGCCAGCTGGGCCAGACAGTGCAAGAGCGCTTCACCTCGCACCCATCCATCATGGAGGACCTCAAGAAGCGAGCACAAGAGCTCGGACTATGGAACATGTTCCTGCCCAAGGCTCACTTCAAGGAAGGAGCCGGGTTCAGCAACCTGGAATACGGTCTCATGGCTGAATACCTGGGCAAGAGCCGAACAGCATCCGAGGCTGTCAACTGCTCTGCCCCCGATACTGGCAACATGGAGGTCATTGCCAAGTACGGCTCAGAGGCACAGAAGAGAAAGTGGCTTGATCCGCTGCTGGAGGGCAAGATCAGATCTGCCTTCTTGATGACAGAGCCGCAGGTTGCGTCGAGTGATGCAACTAACATTGAGATGACTATCAAGCGCGACGGCGACCACTATGTGCTGAATGGACAG AAATGGTGGTCATCAGGCATTGGCGACCCTCGCTGCAAGATCTTCGTCGTCCTGGGCAAGACGGACCCGAACAACGCAGACAAGTATAAGCAACAATCCGTCATTCTCGTTCCCAACGACACTCCAGGCGTCACCGTCCACCGCATGTTGTCCGTCATGGGCTTCGACGATGCGCCCCACGGTCACGGACATGTCACCTTTGAGAACGTCCGCGTGCCTGCCAGTAACATGGTGCTGGGCGAGGGCCGTGGCTTTGAGATCATCCAAGGCCGTCTCGGACCTGGCCGTATTCACCACGCCATGAGGAGTATCGGCTCTGCTGAAAAGGCGTTGGAGTGGTTCTTGGCCCGCATCAACGACGAGCGCAAGAAACCTTTTGGACAGCTGCTCAACAAGCACGGTATCATGCTCGAGCGCGTTGCCCGATCACGTATTGAGATCGATGCCGCACGTCTTGCCGTCCTCAACGCCGCTATCAAGATCGATGAGACCAATGCCAAGGGTGCGCTCAAGGAGATTGCCGAGGTCAAAGTTCTCGTCCCGGAGGTCAACCTCAAGGTTATTGACTGGGCGATGCAAGCCTACGGAGGTGCCGGCGTGAGCCAAGACACCCCATTGGCGCAGATGTGGTCGTCCGGCCGAACGATGCGTATTGTCGACGGACCGGATGAGGTGCATCTTCTCCAGTTGGGTCGAAATGAGAACAAGAGGGGTTTGGCACACAAAAAGCGCATCGAGGCGCAACAAAAGAAGGGCGAGGAGCTGTGCAGAAAGTATGGCATTGAGCCCAGGGATCCGCTGTACCTGAACAGGACGAGCGGAGAGGCGAGCAAGCTATAG
- a CDS encoding putative histidine acid phosphatase protein gives MKSVVALSALSMLAGAEAAETVLGAYIFHRHGDRTAKALAPTNLTALGYEQVYTSGQYYRSRYLEGESKIYGINENQVKLSQLQVQAPVDNVLQNSAMGFLQGLYPPFQTVQTLANGQSVQSPMDGYQLIPVNTIQTGSGSEDSGWLQDASTCQNAKTSSNSFFDSAKYKDLASSTKDLYSSVVPSINGIMSDDQVSFKNAYVVYDTLHVAEIHNSSIPNSDAITNSTLEQLRLLADAHEWGLAYNASDNMRAVAGMQLAGEILEYMNSIISTKGAKKFGIQFGAYATFMSFFGLADLQKATTDFTGIVDYASSMVFELFTNIDMASSGFPSAQDLQVRFLFHNGTASNASEPTVFPLFGGSADAVSWTDFQDKLKEFAISTTEQWCNKCGDTTGACAAFANNDGGAAVNAKQSGSGSGMSPAVGGVIGAFVTLAVVLGSLALLMLTGGFRLVSKKALARGGAGFGVEPKA, from the exons ATGAAGTCCGTGGTTGCTCTTTCCGCCTTGTCCATGCTCGCTGGTGCCGAAGCAGCTGAGACTGTCCTTGGAGCTTACATTTTCCATCGTCACGGTGATCGCACAGCAAAGGCGCTTGCTCCCACTAACCTGACTGCTTTGGGTTACGAGCAGGTCTACACGTCCGGCCAGTACTACCGCTCACGCTACTTGGAGGGCGAGTCCAAGATCTATGGTATCAACGAGAATCAGGTGAAGCTATCTCAGCTCCAAGTCCAAGCCCCTGTCGATAATGTGCTTCAAAACTCTGCCATGGGCTTCCTCCAGGGCCTATATCCCCCCTTCCAGACAGTTCAGACACTTGCCAACGGCCAGAGCGTACAGTCACCCATGGATGGATATCAATTAATTCCCGTCAACACAATCCAGACCGGCTCCGGCTCAGAAGACTCTGGCTGGCTTCAAGATGCTTCGACCTGCCAGAATGCAAAGACGAGCTCCAACTCTTTCTTCGACAGCGCGAAGTACAAGGATCTCGCGTCAAGCACCAAGGACCTTTACTCTTCGGTCGTTCCTTCCATCAACGGCATAATGAGCGATGACCAGGTCAGCTTCAAGAACGCCTACGTCG TCTACGACACCCTCCACGTTGCCGAAATCCACAACTCCAGCATCCCCAACTCGGATGCTATCACAAACTCTACTCTGGAACAACTCCGCCTCCTAGCAGACGCCCACGAATGGGGTCTTGCCTACAACGCTAGCGACAACATGCGTGCCGTCGCTGGCATGCAACTCGCGGGTGAAATTCTCGAATACATGAACTCCATCATCTCCACCAAGGGCGCTAAGAAGTTCGGCATCCAATTCGGCGCCTACGCAACCTTCATGTCGTTTTTCGGTCTCGCGGATTTGCAAAAGGCGACTACTGATTTCACGGGTATTGTCGACTATGCCAGCTCCATGGTCTTCGAACTCTTCACCAATATCGATATGGCGTCTTCGGGTTTCCCCAGTGCGCAGGATCTGCAAGTTCGTTTCTTGTTCCACAATGGCACTGCTAGTAATGCCAGTGAACCTACTGTTTTCCCGCTTTTCGGTGGCAGCGCGGATGCCGTGTCGTGGACTGACTTTCAGGATAAGTTGAAGGAGTTTGCGATTAGTACTACGGAGCAGTGGTGCAACAAGTGCGGTGATACGACTGGTGCTTGTGCGGCGTTTGCGAACAACGATGGTGGAGCTGCTGTGAATGCTAAGCAGAGTGGTAGTGGCAGCGGTATGTCGCCGGCTGTTGGCGGTGTTATTGGCGCTTTTGTTACGCTGGCTGTTGTGCTGGGGTCGCTTGCGCTACTTATGTTGACTGGTGGGTTTAGGCTCGTTAGCAAGAAGGCGCTCGCGAGGGGTGGTGCGGGTTTTGGTGTGGAGCCAAAGGCGTAG
- a CDS encoding nucleolar GTP-binding protein 2 produces MVLAKSKKSVGLGNSLMNDRFGKGKGADMRRGNFNAGIERTGQNGEKYITNEKKEAAWVKMRSVTEQGALDDFLSTAELAGTDFTAEKMNNVKIIHKDQKNPYLLSDLEERNITKKHKENKNRLTVPRRPKWDSKTTPQELDEKERASLLQWRRGLAELQENNDLLITPFERNLEVWRQLWRVIERSDLVVQIVDARNPLMFRSEDLEDYVKEVDSKKNNLLLVNKADMMTLEQRKAWADYFVEAGINYKFFSAELAKEMNEARAMDEDSEDSDESGDSEDYDEEDFEQETDSEDERLAKQAKKMNLQNKKAEKTELVDEATVVPSGSSSEEVEDERTRILTTEDLEALFLEHAPDIDTGPNGEPRKTSIGLVGYPNVGKSSTINALIGAKKVSVSATPGKTKHFQTIHLSDKVVLCDCPGLVFPNFATTKAELVCAGVLPIDQLREYTGPAGLVARRIPQPFLEALYGMKIHPRPTEEGGTGVLTSEEVLRAFAIARGFSTQGLGQPDESRAARYILKDYVKGKILFCHPPPTDPPVDPKYFNRELYDVNHLPAKRRHHPLANLPGNTSLNGMDEDASLMDEDLEGGGVPVQGEKTQRMDKRFFGPGQGMGRVNQPFHYKYSEQGKELSGRKAKMMAALEQDVDPTEMKMNSKKHFKANKRRAKKVRSEYVD; encoded by the exons ATGGTGCTCGCAAAATCCAAGAAGAGCGTCGGGCTGGGCAACAGCCTGATGAATGACAGGTTCGGCAAGGGAAAGGGCGCGGACATGCGGAGGGGCAACTTTAACGCGGGTATTGAGCGCACTGGTCAGAATGGCGAAAAG TATATCACGAACGAGAAGAAGGAAGCAGCTTGGGTCAAGATGCGCTCTGTCACCGAACAAGGCGCCCTCGACGACTTTCTCTCGACCGCAGAACTGGCCGGTACCGACTTCACAGCGGAGAAGATGAACAACGTCAAGATCATTCACAAGGACCAGAAAAACCCGTACCTACTATCCGACCTTGAGGAGCGCAACATCACAAAGAAGCACAAGGAAAACAAGAACAGGCTCACCGTGCCAAGGCGACCAAAGTGGGATTCGAAGACTACACCGCAAGAGTTGGACGAGAAGGAGAGAGCCTCCCTGTTGCAGTGGCGAAGAGGCTTGGCTGAGTTACAAGAGAATAACGATCTGCTCATAACGCCTTTCGAGCGCAACCTCGAGGTCTGGAGACAACTGTGGCGTGTTATTGAGCGATCGGATTTGGTCGTGCAGATTGTAGATGCTCGTAACCCGCTCATGTTTCGATCTGAGGATTTGGAGGATTACGTCAAGGAGGTCGATTCGAAGAAGAACAACTTATTGCTGGTCAATAAGGCGGATATGATGACTTTAGAGCAGCGAAAGGCTTGGGCCGATTACTTTGTAGAAGCTGGTATCAACTACAAGTTCTTCTCTGCTGAACTTGCCAAGGAGATGAACGAGGCTCGCGCAATGGACGAGGATAGCGAAGACTCTGATGAGTCGGGCGATTCCGAAGACTACGATGAGGAAGACTTCGAACAGGAGACCGACTCAGAAGATGAGCGTCTTGCGAAGCAAGCCAAGAAGATGAACCTGCAAAATAAGAAGGCGGAAAAGACGGAACTAGTAGATGAAGCGACCGTTGTACCTAGCGGGAGCAGCTCTGAGGAAGTTGAAGACGAACGCACGCGGATACTTACCACAGAGGATCTCGAAGCATTGTTCCTTGAGCACGCACCTGATATCGACACAGGACCAAATGGCGAGCCTCGCAAGACATCCATCGGTCTCGTCGGTTACCCTAATGTAGGAAAGTCTTCCACCATCAACGCACTCATTGGAGCGAAGAAGGTGTCTGTTTCAGCAACGCCCGGAAAGACGAAGCACTTCCAGACTATACATCTCAGCGACAAGGTTGTCTTGTGTGATTGTCCTGGTCTCGTCTTCCCCAACTTTGCAACGACTAAAGCCGAGCTTGTCTGCGCCGGTGTTTTACCCATCGACCAGCTGCGAGAGTACACTGGACCTGCGGGTCTAGTCGCTCGCAGAATACCGCAGCCTTTCCTTGAAGCACTCTACGGTATGAAGATTCATCCTCGGCCAACAGAAGAAGGGGGAACTGGTGTTCTTACCTCTGAGGAGGTTTTGCGTGCCTTTGCCATCGCCAGAGGTTTCTCTACACAGGGTCTAGGTCAGCCCGACGAATCGCGAGCAGCACGATACATTCTCAAAGACTACGTCAAGGGCAAGATTCTCTTCTGCCATCCCCCACCCACTGACCCGCCCGTGGACCCCAAGTACTTCAACCGTGAACTCTACGACGTTAACCATCTCCCTGCTAAGCGCCGCCACCACCCTCTAGCCAATCTTCCAGGTAACACATCTCTCAACGGTATGGACGAGGACGCATCGCTCATGGACGAGGATCTTGAAGGTGGTGGTGTGCCCGTCCAGGGCGAGAAGACGCAACGCATGGACAAGCGTTTCTTCGGACCTGGTCAAGGCATGGGACGCGTAAACCAGCCTTTTCACTACAAGTATAGTGAGCAGGGCAAGGAGTTGAGTGGTAGAAAGGCAAAGATGATGGCGGCTTTGGAACAGGATGTTGATCCGACCGAGATGAAGATGAACAGCAAGAAACACTTCAAGGCGAATAAGCGGAGGGCGAAGAAGGTGAGGTCGGAGTATGTAGATTAG
- a CDS encoding PIG-P domain containing protein, with protein sequence MPSGYYSKSTPNLPTLGSSDGHTGDEHVLTSPPPSATRPGPSPLSPVSNGALSEAADAEDNQDDAKDSAVLDDSDSEHSGYEDEQAPGSRPLYASRSYSHIPQSTATALYPPFYNRPPNPLPPSPSLTSLLRPAFSRPTSRPTTPDSSDVEGSMKAGSHTTGTSTPTTNLANSARHAATVPRASPKVPTYEYYGFALYLGSSAAFLMYILWAYVPAPMLHQMGIHYYPNRWWALAVPCWLVVLVIYIYVALASYNTRYLTLPLSSIENLVDECAQVAVVDRTTGRIVRDPVMLTDKLHEQDKEKGTIGSAPHSRRSSFSAYQFSASNHVDWKSFWSTGTDAVMDVPIGGVCEVLYGTDD encoded by the coding sequence ATGCCGTCTGGTTACTACTCAAAGTCAACCCCCAATCTACCAACCTTGGGGTCGTCTGACGGTCACACTGGGGATGAACATGTCTTGACGTCGCCGCCACCATCTGCCACACGCCCGGGACCGAGTCCTCTGTCGCCAGTTTCAAATGGTGCTCTCTCAGAAGCCGCTGATGCAGAGGACAACCAAGATGATGCGAAAGACTCGGCTGTGCTAGACGATTCTGACAGCGAACATTCTGGATACGAGGATGAGCAAGCGCCCGGATCCCGACCGCTATACGCGTCGCGATCGTACAGTCACATACCACAAAGTACTGCGACTGCGCTCTACCCACCCTTTTACAATAGGCCACCTAATCCCCTGCCGCCATCTCCCTCGTTGACATCGCTCCTCCGCCCTGCCTTCAGCCGCCCGACATCGAGACCTACAACACCAGACTCATCCGATGTAGAAGGCTCGATGAAAGCTGGGTCGCACACTACTGGCACGAGCACGCCTACCACGAACCTTGCGAACTCGGCACGGCATGCGGCGACGGTTCCTCGGGCATCGCCGAAAGTGCCTACATACGAGTACTATGGCTTCGCCCTGTACCTGGGAAGTTCGGCCGCATTCCTAATGTACATACTCTGGGCATATGTGCCGGCGCCCATGCTGCACCAAATGGGCATCCATTACTACCCAAACCGATGGTGGGCACTCGCGGTGCCCTGCTGGTTGGTTGTACTGGTCATCTACATTTACGTGGCGCTAGCAAGCTACAACACCCGCTACCTTACGCTGCCATTGAGCAGCATTGAGAACCTCGTTGACGAATGTGCTCAGGTTGCTGTTGTGGATCGCACAACTGGCCGGATAGTACGTGATCCGGTTATGCTGACAGACAAGCTACACGAACAGGACAAGGAAAAGGGCACGATAGGAAGTGCACCACACAGCCGCAGGAGCTCATTTTCTGCATATCAATTTAGCGCATCGAACCATGTGGACTGGAAGAGTTTCTGGAGCACGGGCACAGACGCCGTTATGGACGTGCCGATAGGCGGGGTCTGTGAAGTCCTGTATGGGACCGACGATTGA